In Erwinia pyrifoliae DSM 12163, the genomic window ACGTCTGAGTTCAACGAAAAAATTACGCAGTTACTGACACCGGAAGGCGTATATATTTCACAAGCTGGCTGTAGCACCTGGTGGCGAAATAAGACATTGAGTCAGTCGGTGAAAAGATTCAATGACAGCTTTAAAAGCATTGTTTTCTTTGAAATGGAAGAACAAAACTGGGTCTGGCTAGTCGGGGCAAATTTCGCATGCGATGATATCGTCGGCAGAATGAAACAAAAACTGATTAACCTTCCTTACCTGCCCAAATTTATCGATAGTCAGTCAATTATTAAATCTACAATATTGCCGGTTTCCTTACGTAACAGCCAATAACAGGGCAGGCGATGATATGAATTTTCAAAAAGAAGAATCTCGTATTTATGCCCCTGAGAAGAGTCCTGTTGAAGTGTATACAGAATGGGATCCGCTTGAGGAAGTCATCGTTGGGATTGTCGATGATATTCGTGTTCCTGAATGGGACCCTGGGCTTGATGCCGTCATCCCAAAGAATGCAAAAAACTTTTTCAAAAAACATTCTGCGGGTCGATTTCCCGAGGAATTAATTGCACTCGCTAAAAAGGACGTCGACCGGCTGGCGGATATTTTGCGTAGTGAAGGGGTTCGGGTTCGCAGGCCGGAAGAAGTTAATCATCATAAAACTATTATCACGCCGCACTTCACTACCGGAGGTGGGTTCTACTCAGCAATGCCGCGCGACTGCCTGTTGGCGATAGGCAAGAAAATTATCGAAGTTCCGATGGCCTGGCGGAGTCGATACTTTGAAACGTTTTCATTTCGGGAAATTCTCAACGATTATTTCACCCGTGGTGCCGAGTGGCTGGCTGCGCCCAAACCGATGCTAAAGGACTCGCTCTGGAAAGCCAATCATGATTGTGAGCAGGAAGAAAAGTTCGATTCAGCGATCGATGAATCCGAGCCGGTTTTTGATGCGGCGGACTTTATGAAAATGGGTAAAGACATCATCGGTCAACGTAGCCATGTTACCAATGATAAAGGCATTGAATGGTTGCGCCGGACGCTGGGCGATGAATACCGTATTCATATTTATGAGTTTGATGATGCCTCACCTATGCATATCGATACCACCATACTTCCTCTGGCGCCGGGGCGGGTACTGGTGAATAAGGCGTGGGTTTCACAGATCCCAGACATTTTCAGGGATTGGGAAATTCTGACGCCACCCCCCTCGACACTGGATAATGCGCATCCGCTGTTTATGACCTCCAAATGGATTCATACCAACGTCCTGATGCTTGATGAAAAAACCGTTGTCATTGAAAAAGATGAAGTGTTTTTGCAGCAAGCATTCTGTCAATGGGGGTTCAAAACAATTCTCTGTCCCTTTAAGCATTTTCAAACCTTTGGTGGTTCATTTCATTGTGCCACCCTGGATGTGAAACGGAGCGGGAGCCTGAAATCCTATGTCTGAAGTTTATAATGTGCGGGAATACCACGGCGGAATTCAGACGATTATGCGTTATGCCGACGTGGAACCTTTAGGGGTGGAGAGCATTGAACGGCAAACAGAAATGAGGCAATTACTTGAAAAGGAATATGCTGAATTTCGGGGAAGACTGACTCTTGACCGGGAACAGCTTGATGCCTGGAAACTTGAGAGACTACGCAGCATGGTTGACTGGGCATTTACCACTTCGCCCTTCTATCATGAAAAATACCGAAGCTGTGGTTATGAAAAAGGCGCAATACGTACATATCGCG contains:
- a CDS encoding amidinotransferase, which gives rise to MNFQKEESRIYAPEKSPVEVYTEWDPLEEVIVGIVDDIRVPEWDPGLDAVIPKNAKNFFKKHSAGRFPEELIALAKKDVDRLADILRSEGVRVRRPEEVNHHKTIITPHFTTGGGFYSAMPRDCLLAIGKKIIEVPMAWRSRYFETFSFREILNDYFTRGAEWLAAPKPMLKDSLWKANHDCEQEEKFDSAIDESEPVFDAADFMKMGKDIIGQRSHVTNDKGIEWLRRTLGDEYRIHIYEFDDASPMHIDTTILPLAPGRVLVNKAWVSQIPDIFRDWEILTPPPSTLDNAHPLFMTSKWIHTNVLMLDEKTVVIEKDEVFLQQAFCQWGFKTILCPFKHFQTFGGSFHCATLDVKRSGSLKSYV